The nucleotide window GCTTTTACGTGAAAAAATGGTCGCAGAAGCTAGTTTGTTGAATATCTGGGTAGTTGGTGAAGATAAGCTAGTTCCAACGCTTGGGAAGTTTCCGTTGCCTCTAGAAGTAATTCCATTTGGGTGGAAACAAGTCAAACGAACCCTTGAAAAAGAAGGAGTTCAAACTAAGTTGCGTAAACAAAACGATGATGAGATTTATCAAACTAATAACGGTAATTATATTTTAGATATTATCAACCAAACCTTTTCTAACCCTATAAAGTGGCAAGAAAAATTAACGCAAATTCCAGGTGTTGTGGAGCAGGGGTTATTTTTAAATTATGTAGATATTGTTATTTGTGGAAGAGAAAACGGTGAGATAGAAGTTATAAAAAAATAGTTATTTCTTCCATTATAGAAGAAATAACTATTTTTTATGATAATATTTTTTTCATTTCTTTGTGTTCGATATCTGCATCTAGGAAAACATCAGAACAAGTTTCGTAGCCAAGTTTTTCGTAAAAGGGGATGGCGGTTAACTGGGCGCCGAGTTTTAGCTTTGTTAAGCCACGATCTCTTGCTTCCAGTTCGATAGCTTCCATAATTCTGCGGCCACTCCCTGTACCACGAGCGATTTTTTGTGTACAAATACGCTCGACTTTACCGTAGCCATCTTGCTCGCGAAATCTACCTGTTGCAAGTGGAATACCATCGTCTGAATAATCAACAAACATAACAACCGAGTCCATTTCATCAAATTCGTCCCATTCTAGCGCTGGATCCACCTGTTGCTCAACAACAAAAACATCATTTCTAATTTTTAAGGCGGCTTGTTTACCGATTTGATCTGTTACTTTCTTTACTGTCAATTTGTTTCGTCCTTTCTTATGCACGCATGCTTTCTAAGTCAAATGTATTCACTGGAAGCATAAATTGAAGTGATTCTTTGATGAAAGGCTGCCAGTATTTCCAGCGATGATCGCCATTAAATATATGGAAATAATAATCAAACCCTCGTGAAGTTAAAATTTGCTCTAATGATTTATTTGGTGAAAGAAAATCAAGCACTTCATTGCCAGTTGTTTCGACAGCGGTTTCTTGGTCACCAATAATATGATAAATTTTTACTTTAGAAGAATCTGCTTTTTCTGCTAGCGTTAGCATTGCCTCATCTACATAAGGAGAATGTAAAATAACATTGCCGAATGTGAAAGGGAATAGTAGTGCTGCTTTTAATGAGACAGATGCTCCTAGGGAATCACCCATTAGGAATCTACTTGTTGGCATTTGGAAAGAAGGAAAGCGTTCTTCGAGATAAGGAACGAGTTCAAATGCTAAGAATCTTATATAGGCATTATTTTGTTTGCCGTCCGGATGATATTTTTCACGGCGATCCATTACGTTTTTGTAAGGAATACCAATGAAAATGGCCTTTTGAATTTGTTCTGTAAGCGCGAGTTCTTCGGATTGTCGAGCTAATTTACCGAATTGAAAATAATCTTTGCCATCTTGAACGATAAAGAGCGGGTATTTGTATAATGGAGAAAAATCTGGTGGTAAGCAAATAATTAAGTCCAATTCCTCTCCTAGCGTTTTACTATAAAATTTCTCATCGAACATTTTGTGAGCTGTCATTTTCATTCTCTCCTTTCTTGAAATCATTCCTTCTAAGATGATTGTTTTTTGAAAAGTTACTCTATTTTAGCATGAATCTGATAAAAAGAAAGAACATTTTGCCTATTTATGGAAAAAAACTTTTCTTTTATTATATCATCACTGCAATATTACTGTTTAATATGCTATACTGGAACGTACAATAATTCAGTTTTAACGATAGAAAGTGGGGATTTTGAATGAGTAAAGATATTGACTGGAGCAATTTAGGATTTAGTTATATTAAGACGGACAAACGTTACATTTCTTATTGGAAGGACGGAGAATGGGACGAAGGTACGTTAACGGAAGATAATACACTACATATTAGTGAAGGTTCGACAGCGCTTCATTACGGACAACAATGTTTTGAAGGTTTAAAAGCTTATCGTTGCAAGGATGGTTCGATTAATCTTTTCCGCCCAGATCGTAATGCTGCTCGAATTCAAAAAAGCTGTGAGCGTTTATTAATGCCATATATCCCAACAGAAAAATTTATTGATGCTTGTATGCAAGTAGTTCGGGCAAATGAAGAGTTCGTACCACCTTATGGTTCAGGCGCAACACTTTATTTACGTCCTTTTGTTATCGGTGTGGGAGATAATATTGGAGTTCATGCGGCACCGGAATATATTTTCTCGATTTTTTGTTCACCAGTAGGACCCTATTTCAAAGGTGGCATGGCTCCGACGAACTTTATTGTTTCTGATTATGACCGTGCCGCTCCAAATGGAACAGGTGCAGCAAAAGTTGGTGGCAACTATGCCGCTAGTTTATTGCCAGGAAAAAATGCACAAGCTCGTAATTTTGGTGATTGTATTTATCTTGATCCAGCAACACATACGAAAATTGAAGAAGTAGGGGCAGCAAATTTCTTTGGTATTACAAAAGAGGATAAATTTGTCACACCATATTCTCCTTCGATTCTACCAAGTATTACAAAATATTCGTTGCTTTATCTTGCAGAGCACCGGTTAGGGCTTGAAGTAGAAGAAGGCGATGTATTTATTGATAAACTAGATGACTTCAAAGAGGCTGGAGCATGCGGGACAGCTGCTGTTATTACACCAATTGGCGGGATTCAAACGAAAGATGATTTCCACGTTTTCTACAGTGAAA belongs to Listeria ivanovii subsp. ivanovii and includes:
- the rpiA gene encoding ribose-5-phosphate isomerase RpiA yields the protein MVNQKKIAGEKACEWIKPGMVVGLGTGSTVYYTIEKLGEMVQAGLNIIGVATSEQTAEQARKSGIPLKSLNDVLEIDVTIDGADEVDREFQGIKGGGGALLREKMVAEASLLNIWVVGEDKLVPTLGKFPLPLEVIPFGWKQVKRTLEKEGVQTKLRKQNDDEIYQTNNGNYILDIINQTFSNPIKWQEKLTQIPGVVEQGLFLNYVDIVICGRENGEIEVIKK
- a CDS encoding GNAT family N-acetyltransferase, whose protein sequence is MTVKKVTDQIGKQAALKIRNDVFVVEQQVDPALEWDEFDEMDSVVMFVDYSDDGIPLATGRFREQDGYGKVERICTQKIARGTGSGRRIMEAIELEARDRGLTKLKLGAQLTAIPFYEKLGYETCSDVFLDADIEHKEMKKILS
- a CDS encoding alpha/beta hydrolase, whose amino-acid sequence is MTAHKMFDEKFYSKTLGEELDLIICLPPDFSPLYKYPLFIVQDGKDYFQFGKLARQSEELALTEQIQKAIFIGIPYKNVMDRREKYHPDGKQNNAYIRFLAFELVPYLEERFPSFQMPTSRFLMGDSLGASVSLKAALLFPFTFGNVILHSPYVDEAMLTLAEKADSSKVKIYHIIGDQETAVETTGNEVLDFLSPNKSLEQILTSRGFDYYFHIFNGDHRWKYWQPFIKESLQFMLPVNTFDLESMRA
- a CDS encoding branched-chain amino acid aminotransferase, which produces MSKDIDWSNLGFSYIKTDKRYISYWKDGEWDEGTLTEDNTLHISEGSTALHYGQQCFEGLKAYRCKDGSINLFRPDRNAARIQKSCERLLMPYIPTEKFIDACMQVVRANEEFVPPYGSGATLYLRPFVIGVGDNIGVHAAPEYIFSIFCSPVGPYFKGGMAPTNFIVSDYDRAAPNGTGAAKVGGNYAASLLPGKNAQARNFGDCIYLDPATHTKIEEVGAANFFGITKEDKFVTPYSPSILPSITKYSLLYLAEHRLGLEVEEGDVFIDKLDDFKEAGACGTAAVITPIGGIQTKDDFHVFYSETEVGPITKRLFDELSGIQFGDIEAPENWIYKVK